In Methylobacterium sp. WL1, the sequence CGGCCTGCCCCGGCGGCTCGACATCCGGCTCGCGCCGCCCGCGCCGCTGACCCCGGAACTCGCCGCGGTCGCGCTGGCGCTGACCGACGCCGACACGCCGGTCTGGCTCGATCCAGGCCTCGCCGCCGCACCCGAGGTCGCCGCCTACCTGCGCTTCCACACCGGCGCGCCGCTCACGGACGACCCGGCCCGGGCGGCCTTCGCGCTGATGTGCGATCCGGCCCGCTGCCCGCCGCTCGACCGGTTCGCGCAAGGCACGCCGGCCTATCCCGACACCGCGACCACACTGGTCCTCGCCCTCGACCGGATCGCGGCCGGGGAGGGGCTTCGCCTGACCGGGCCCGGAATCAGGGGTGCGACCCGCATCGCCCTGGCGCCCATGCCGGACGGATTCGTGGCGCAGCTCGCGGCGAACCGCGCGGGCTTCCCCCTCGGGATCGACCTGATCCTCACCGCGCCCGGCCTCGTCGCCGGTCTGCCGCGCTCCACCGCCGTCACGGAGAGCTGACCGATGTACGTGGCCGTGAAGGGCGGCGAAGCCGCCATCGATAACGCCCACCGGCTCCTGGCCGAGGCCCGCCGCGGCGACCCGGCCGTGCCGGAACTCTCCGTGGCGCAGATCCGGGAGCAGATGGCGCTCCTGGTCGACCGGGTTATGGCCGAGGGCTCGCTCTACGATCCCGACCTCGCCGCGCTGGCCCTCAAGCAGGCCCGCGGCGACGTGGTCGAGGCGGTGTTCCTGGTCCGGGCGTACCGGACGACTCTGCCGCGCTACGGCGCTTCCAAACCCATCGATACCGGCGCCATGGCGGTGGCCCGCCGCGTCTCGGCGACCTTCAAGGACCTGCCCGGCGGCCAGGTTCTGGGGCCGACCTTCGACTACACGCACCGGCTGATCGACTTCACGCTGGCCGCCGAGGGCGCGGTCGAGCCCGCCGCCGAGGCCGAGCCGCGCGGGGATGCCGGCACCTGCCCCAGGGTCACCGACGTCCTGGCCCAGGACGGCCTGATCGAGCCCTCGCCCCCGGACGACGGCGCCCCCGTGGGCGACCTCACCCGGGAGCCGGTGGACTACCCCGCCGACCGGGCCCTGCGCCTCCAGGCCCTGGCCCGGGGGGACGAGGGCTTCGTGCTCGGCCTCGGCTACTCGACCCAGCGGGGCTACGGCCGCACCCACCCGTTCGTGGGCGAGATCCGGGTCGGCGACGTGGCGGTGGCGTTCGTGCCGGAGGAACTCGGCTTCCCGGTGCCGCTCGGCCGGATCCGGCTCACCGAGTGCCAGATGGTCACCCAGTTCAAGGGCTCGGGGACGACGCCTCCCCAGTTCACCCGCGGCTACGGGCTCAGCTTCGGCCAGAGCGAGCGCAAGGCGATGGCGATGTCCCTGGTCGACCGGGCGCTGCGGGCGGAGGAACTCGGCGAGCCGGTGGCGAGCCCCGCCCAGGACCAGGAATTCGTCCTCGCCCATTGCGACAGCCTGCAGGCGACCGGCTTCGTCGAGCACCTGAAGCTGCCCCACTACGTCGATTTCCAGGCGGAGCTGGAGCTGGTCCGGCGCCTGCGCGCCGAGTTCTTCCGAGACTCAGACAGCATGCAGGAGGCGGCCGAATGAGCGCGACAGCGATGCCCGAACCGAGCCGATCGGACGCCGGCTACAACTTCGCCTACCTGGACGAGGGCACGAAGCGGATGATCCGCCGGGCCATCCTCAAGGCCATCGCGGTGCCGGGCTACCAGGTGCCGTTCGCCTCGCGCGAGATGCCGATGCCCTATGGCTGGGGCACCGGCGGCGTACAGGTCACGGCCGCGATCCTGGGGCGGGCCGACGTGCTCAAGGTGATCGACCAGGGCGCCGACGACACCACCAACGCCGTCTCGATCCGGCGTTTCTTCGCACGGACCTCGGGAGTCGCCACCACCACGCGCACCACCGAGGCGACGATCATCCAGACCCGCCACCGCATTCCGGAGACGCCGCTCTCCGAGGGGCAGACGCTGGTCTACCAAGTGCCGATCCCCGAGCCCCTGCGCTTCCTCGAACCGCGCGAGACCGAGACGCGCCAGCTCCACGCCCTCGCCGAGTACGGGGCCATGCACGTCAAGCTCTACGAGGACATCAGCCGCCACGGCCACATCGCCACCACCTACGCCTACCCGGTGGAGGTGGCCGGCCGCTACGTGATGGACCCCTCGCCGACGCCGAAATTCGACAACCCCAAGATGGACGATTGCCCGGCGCTCCAGCTGTTCGGGGCGGGGCGCGAGCGGCGCATCTACGCGGTGCCGCCCTACACCGCGGTGCGCAGCCTCGACTTCGAGGACCATCCGTTCCGGATCCAGGAATTCACCGAGCCCTGCGCGCTGTGCGGCGCCCGCGGCCACTACCTCGACGAGGTGGTCACCGACGACACGGGGGGGCGGATGTACGTCTGCTCGGACACCGACATCTGCGAGACCCGCGTCGCGGAGGCCGCCCGATGAGCACGCCGCTGCTTTCCGCCCACGGCCTGACCAAGGCCTACGGGGCGCGGCTCGCCTGCGCGGGGGTCGATCTCGACGTCACCGAGGGCGAGGTGCTCGCCATCGTGGGCGAATCCGGCTCCGGAAAGTCGACGCTCCTGTCCCTGCTGGCGGGCGAGCTGGCGCCGGATTCCGGCTGCGCCCGCTACCGGATGCGCGACGGGCAGAGCCGTACCCTCGCCGACCTCGGCCCCGCCGAACTGCGCCGGCTGATGCGCACCGACTGGGGCTTCGTCCGGCAGGACGCCCGCCAGGGCCTGCGCATGGCGGTCTCGGCCGGCGGCAATGTCGGCGAGCGGCTGATGGGCATGGGCGAGCGCCATTACGGCCGGATCCGCGGCCAGGCGCTCGACTGGCTCGGCCGCGTCGAGATCGAGGCGGCCCGCGTGGACGACCCGCCGAGCCAGTTCTCCGGGGGCATGCGCCAGCGCCTGCAGATCGCCCGCAACCTCGTCACCGGCCCCCGGCTGGTGCTGATGGACGAGCCGACCTCGGGGCTCGACGTCTCGGTCCAGGCCCGGCTCCTCGACCTGATCCGGCGGCTCTCGGCCGAGCTCGGTCTGGCGGTGATCATCGTCACCCACGATCTCGCGGTGGCGCGCCTGCTCTCCCACCGGATCGCCGTGATGCGGGCCGGCCGGGTGATCGAGACCGGGTTGACCGACCGCGTGCTCGACGACCCCGAGCACGCCTACACCCAGCTCCTCGTCTCCTCGGTGCTCGCCGCATGACCGCGCTTCTGACCTTCCAGGACGTCGCCAAGAGCTTCACCCTGCACCTGCGCGGCGGCGTGGTGCTCCCGGTGGTGGGCGGCGTGAGCCTCGCGGTGGCGCCGGGCGAGTGCGTGGTGCTCGGCGGACCCTCGGGCGCCGGCAAGTCCTCGCTCCTGAAGATGGCCTACGGCAATTACCGCTGCGATGCCGGCACGATCCTGGTCCGCGACGGCGGCGCCGCGATCGACGTGGTCCGGGCCGACCCGCGCACCATCCTGTCGCTGCGTGCCCGGGTCATCGCGTACGTGTCGCAGTTCTTGCGGGTGATCCCGCGGGTCTCGGCCCTCGACGTGGTCGAGGCCGCCGGCCGCGAGGGCGGATTGTCCGAGGACGAAGCCCGCGCGCGGGCCAAGACCCTGCTCGCCCGGCTGAACCTGCCCGACCGGCTGTGGGGCCTGCCGCCCGCAACCTTCTCGGGGGGCGAGCAGCAGCGCGTCAACATCGCCCGGGGGCTGATCGCCGACCGGCCGCTGCTGCTGCTCGACGAGCCCACCGCGTCCCTCGACGCCAGCAACCGCGCCGTGGTCGCCGAGCTGGTCCGCGAGAAGCTGGCCGCGGGGGCCGGCGTGCTCGGCATCTTCCACGACGGCGAGATGCGTGATGCCGTGGCGACGCGAATCGTCGACGTGACCCGCTTCGCGCAAGCCCGGGCGGCCTGAGGAGACCCGATGAGCGACCTGATTCTCGAGAACGCGCGCCTGGTCCTGCCGGACCGCGTCGAGCACGGCTGGCTCGCCGTGGCCGACGGCCTGATCGCGGAGATCGGCACCGGGCGCGCGCCCGAGCGCGGCCTCGACCTCGGCGGCGACCACCTGATCCCCGGGCTGATCGAGCTGCACACAGACCACCTCGAGAGCCACTTCGCGCCCCGGCCCAAGGTCCGCTGGCATCCGCTCGGTGCGGTGCTGGCCTACGACGCGCAGATCACCGCCTCGGGCATCACCACGGTGTTCGATTCCCTGCGCGCCGGCAGCGACCCCGACGGCAGCGGCCTCGGCTCCGAGCTGAAACAGCTGGCCGCCGCGATCGAGACCGCGCGGGCCGGCAACCTGTTCCGGGCCGAGCACTTCACGCATCTGCGCTGCGAGCTGCCCTCGGCGGACGTCCTCGACACGGTGGCCGAGTTCAAGGCGCAGTACACGATCGGCCTGATCTCGCTGATGGACCACACCCCGGGCCAGCGCCAGTTCCGCGACATGGAGAAGTACTACACCTACGCCACGCGGGGCGGCCGGACCCTGGAGGAGATCCGGCTCAACACCGAGCGCAAGATCCGGGAGGGCAAGGCCCTCAACGGCCGCAACCGCCCAGCCCTGGTCCAGTTCGCGAAAGACATGGGCATACCCCTGGCGAGCCACGACGACACGACCCTGGCCGATGTGGAACTCGCGGCCGGGGAGGGGGTGGCGCTCGCCGAGTTCCCGACCACCCTGGAGGCGGCCGAGGCCGCGCACGGGCGGGGGATCACCGTGATGATGGGCGCGCCGAACCTGATCCGCGGCGGGTCGCATTCCGGCAACGTCGCCGCCCTGGCGCTGGCCGAGGCCGGCCACCTCGACATCCTGTCGTCGGATTACGTGCCCGCGAGCCTGCTGATGGCCGCGTTCCTGCTGCCCGAGCAGGCATCCGGGATCTCGCTGCCGCAGGCGCTGGCCACCGTCACGGCCAACCCAGCCCGCGCCACCGGCTTGACCGACCGCGGCGCCCTGACGCCCGGCCTGCGGGCCGACCTCGTGCGGGTCCAGCGCGCGGAAGGGGTTCCAGTGGTCCGCGAGGTCTGGCGCACCGGCCGGCGGGTCGCCTGATGGCGGGCTGCCTGGTCCTGGTGGTCGGCCCGAGCGGGGCCGGCAAGGATACGCTGATCCGGCTCGCCCGGGCGGAGTTGGCGGGCGACCCGCGCTACGTCTTCCCGCGCCGCTTGGTGACCCGGCCGCCGTCGGGCGACGAGGACAACGACGAGATCGACGAGGCCGCCTTCGCACGGGGCTGTGCGGCTGGCGTGTTCACGCTGCACTGGCGGGCGCACGGCCTGGGCTACGCGATCCCGGCGCAGGCCGCCGAATGCGCGCGCGGCGATCGCGTTGTGGTCTGCAACGTCTCCCGCCGGATCGTCGAGGAGGCCCGGGGCAGCGGCCTGCCGGTCAGCGTGGTCGAGGTCACGGCGCCTGCCGAGGTCCTGGCACGCCGGATCGCGGCCCGGGGCCGGCCGGAGGACGGGGACGTCGCCGCGCGCCTGGCCCGCGAGGTCCGGGTCTCGGCCGACCTCACCATCCTCAACACGGGCGCGCCGCAAGAGGCGGCGGCCCGGCTGATCGCGCATCTGCGCGCCCGCTAGAGCGCTCTTCGACGAAGTGGCTTCGGTTCGTCGGAGAGCGCGTCAAACCAAGAGCCGAGAGCCGTGCCCGAACCAACGCGGTCGGGCACGGCTCTCGCGTACTCAGCAAGCAACCGACCACAACACAACGAAAAAGGGCGCGCACCGGTCCCGGCACGCGCCCTCGAAGGATGGCCCGGGAGGATCGCTCCAGGGCCGATGTCTGTGGCGAAGTCCTAGAAGCCGCCGAACTTGTAGTTGAAGCCGGCGCGGACGATGCTGCCCTCGGTCCGGAAGCGCGAGATGTACGAGCCGGTGCCGACGCCCGGGATGGCGCCGACGAGCACGCTCTGGCTGCCGAGATCGTAGTGCAGGTACTCAGCCTTGATGGTCACGGCGTCGTACTTGATGCCGAAGTACTTGCCGACCGCGAAGGTGTTCAGGAAGCTGTCGGTCGGGATGGCGAACTCGATGCCGCCGCCGTAGGCGAAGCCGGTCTTGAAGTCGTCGTAGCGGCCGGCGAACTGCAGGGCGCCGCCTGGGGTGTAGAAGTTCGCGTCGTGGAACACGTTGCCGTAGGCGAGACCGCCCATGCCGTAGACCATGACCCGGTCGAACGCGTAGCCGACGCGGCCCGTGAGGGTGCCGAGCCAGTCGAGGCTCTGGCGGAACTGGCTGATGTTCGGCGGGCCACCCGCGACGTTGCCGGTGCCGAGGACGACACGGTTCTTGGTGATGTCGGTCCAGTCGATGCTGTTGGCGACACCGACGACGATGCCGGAGCCCGGCGTGAACTGATAGTTGTAGCCGGCGGTGCCACCGATGTTGGCGAAGCCGTCCTGCGAGGTCGAGGTCAGGAGCGGCCGGCGGCCGAGCGCCACGTTGTTGGCGTTGCCCGGCAGGACGCCGACGGTGGTGATGCGCTGGTTGTCGGTGAAGGTGTAGGCGGACTCGAGACCCGCGTAGAAGCCCGTCCAGGTGAAGACCGGCACCGGGGTGAAGACCGGCGGCGGCGCGGCGCGGCGCGGCAGGTCGGCGGCGACGGCGGCCGTCGAGACCAGGGCCGTGGCAGCGCTGGCGAGGAGGAGCTTCTTCATCATGTTCGCGGAACCCGGGTGACCAGTGGTTGTCCCCACTTAAGCTCGGCTGCTCCAGGTCCGCTATGCCCTGCGGGCCACACTGTGTCTCGAAAGTGTCCACCGGAAGTGGTGGGCATCAATATTCACGCCGCCCAATGTGGCGGTTCGGCGCTTGACAGACGTCGTCGTCCCGAGGGTCCCGTGCGCGCCGGACCTTGATCGCAAGCGGCCGACCCTCTAAGCGAACCGCGTTTTTCGCCCCGCTTCCGCGTTCGGGGCGGCCGTCCAGGATCCGGGGAACAGCGTGGTCCCCGCCGCAGGAATGGGAATCATGGGCAAGGAAAAGTTCGCTCGCACCAAGCCGCACTGCAACATCGGCACGATCGGTCACGTCGATCACGGCAAGACGTCGCTGACGGCGGCGATCACGAAGGTGCTGGCTGAGACGGGCGGTGCGACGTTCACGGCCTACGACCAGATCGACAAGGCCCCGGAGGAGAAGGCGCGCGGGATCACGATCTCGACCGCGCACGTGGAGTACGAGACGGCCAACCGGCACTACGCGCACGTCGACTGCCCCGGCCACGCCGACTACGTGAAGAACATGATCACGGGCGCCGCCCAGATGGACGGCGCGATCCTGGTGGTGTCGGCGGCCGACGGCCCGATGCCGCAGACCCGCGAGCACATCCTGCTCGCCCGCCAGGTCGGCGTGCCGGCGCTGGTGGTGTTCCTGAACAAGGTCGACATGGTCGACGACGAGGAGCTCCTGGAGCTGGTCGAGCTGGAGGTGCGCGAGCTTCTGTCGAAGTACGACTTCCCGGGCGACGACATCCCGATCACCAAGGGCTCGGCGCTGATGGCGCTGGAGGACAAGGAGCCCAAGATCGGCAAGGAGGCGGTGCTGGCGCTGATGGCGACGGTGGATGCCTACATCCCGCAGCCGGAGCGTCCGATCGACCTGCCGTTCCTGATGCCGATCGAGGACGTGTTCTCGATCTCGGGCCGCGGCACGGTGGTGACGGGTCGCGTCGAGCGCGGGATCGTCAAGGTCGGCGAGACGGTGGAGATCGTCGGCATCCGGGCGACCACGACCACGACGGTGACCGGCGTGGAGATGTTCCGCAAGCTGCTCGACCAGGGCCAGGCGGGCGACAACGTCGGCGTGCTGCTGCGCGGCACCAAGCGCGAGGACGTGGAGCGCGGCCAGGTCGTGTGCAAGCCGGGTTCGGTGAAGCCGCACACCAAGTTCAAGGCCGAGGCGTACATCCTGACCAAGGAGGAGGGCGGCCGCCACACGCCGTTCTTCACCAACTACCGGCCGCAATTCTACTTCCGGACCACGGACGTGACCGGGGTGTGCGAGCTGCCGGAGGGCACCGAGATGGTGATGCCGGGCGACAACGTGACCATGGACGTCACGCTGATCGTGCCGGTGGCCATGGAGGAGAAGCTTCGCTTCGCCATCCGCGAGGGCGGCCGCACCGTCGGTGCCGGCGTCGTCGCCGCCATCAACGACTGAGACCCCGGGCTGAGATCCCGTTCGGCCCGGCCCGTCATCGGGCCGCTGCCGCGCGTGATCGGATCGGCGCCGGCCTCCGTCCCCACGGAGGCCGGCGCCGCCATGTCGGGCTCCCGCAGGCCCGAACCCACCCGCGACGCCGCTTTCGGGCTGCAGCCCCCTGAAAGTCCTCAGGAACCGGCCGCAAACCTCTTGCAAGCGACGCCGCGATCGGGCATTTGGCGGAACGCTAGGAGTGTAGCTCAACTGGTCAGAGCGCCGGTCTCCAAAACCGGAGGTTGCGGGTTCGAGTCCCTCCACTCCTGCCAGACATCTCACCCAACCCCGCGCGGTCGCCCGGTCGACAAGCCGGCGGAGTTGCGCTAGAGCGGGCGCAATCCGAGATCTGAAGCGACCGTCGGTGCGGGCCTGCCCAGGCTCTCGGCGCCGGATGTTCGCGTTCCCGGAAGCAGGCCCTGCCTCGGGCCCGCGCTCGCAAAAAACACTGGCGCCATGGCATCGAACGAAGCGACCAAGAAGGTGGATGTGGCGCGCGGCGCGGCTCGCGGTCCCGCGAACACGCCGCCGGCCCGCCCGGCCACGCCCGCCAAGGTGCCGCAGAAGCGCGCGACGCCCGGCGAGTTCTTCTCCCAGGTCCGCGACGAGGCCCGCAAGGTCACCTGGCCGTCCCGCCGGGAAACCACGATCACCACCATCATGGTGTTCGTGATGGTCGTGGTCACCAGCCTGTTCTTTACGGTGGTCGACCAGGCCCTGCGCTTCGTGGTCGGCCTCGTGCTCGGCCTCTGAGGGGCAATATCGATCGGGGGAGACCTCGCGGACGTGTCGGAGTTGAACGGAACCGTGTCGAAGCGCTGGTACATCGTCCACGCCTACTCGAACTTCGAGAACAAGGTCGCGCAGTCCATTAAGGACCAGGCGGCCCAGCGCGGGCTGACCGAGCTGTTCGACGAGGTGATGGTCCCGACCGAGAAGGTCGTCGAGGTGCGCCGCGGCCGGAAGGTCGATGCCGAGCGCAAGTTCTTCCCCGGCTACGTGCTGGTGAAGTGCGACCTGACCGACGAGGTCTACCACCTCATCAAGAACACCCCGAAGGTCACGGGCTTCCTCGGGGCCGACAAGTCGAAGCCGGTTCCGATTCCTGACGCCGAGGCCGAGCGGATCAAGGGCCAGGTTGCCGAGGGCGTTGATCGGCCCAAGCCGTCGATCGCGTTCGAGATCGGCGAGACCGTTCGGGTCGCCGACGGTCCGTTCGCGAGCTTCAACGGCACCGTCGAAGAGATCGACGAGGCCCGCTCCCGCCTCAAGGTGGCCGTGTCGATCTTCGGCCGCGCCACGCCGGTGGAGCTGGAATACGCCCAGGTCGAGAAGGCCTGAGGCACGCACGTTTTCGGCGGCCGGTTTTCGGCCGTCCCTCCTCTTCCGGCCGGCGTTCCGCCTCGGCCGTGAAGCGGCCGTACCCTCCAAAGGGGCGGTCTCACCCGCGGAAGATCCGCCCGGCCTCGCCTCCGGGATCCACGGATCGCACCGCGACCTGTCATCGTCCGACCCGCCCGCGCCTAGGCAGCCCGGCGGCGGACGCAGTTTGGGAGGTATCCCATGGCGAAGAAGATCACGGGCTACGTGAAGCTTCAGGTCCCGGCCGGCGCGGCGAACCCGTCGCCCCCGATCGGTCCCGCGCTCGGTCAGCGCGGCCTCAACATCATGGAGTTCTGCAAGGCCTTCAATGCGAAGACCGCGCAGATGGAGAAGGGCACCCCGATCCCGGTGATCATCACCGCGTATCAGGACCGCTCCTTCACCTTCGAGATGAAGCAGCCGCCGGTCACCTTCTTCCTCAAGAAGGCCGTCGGCCTGAAGATCGGCAAGAAGCCGGCTTCCGGCTCGAAGACCCCCGGTAAGGGCCCGGTTGTCGGCAAGATCTCCGAGGCGCAGCTGCGCGAGATCGCCGAGAAGAAGATGCCCGACCTCAATTGCGACTCGGTCGAAGCGGCCGTCGCCATGATCCGCGGCTCTGCCCGGGCCATGGGCCTCGAAATCACGGCCTGAGGGAGGACATCATGGCACGCGAAGGAAAGCGCATCCGCGCGGCCCGCGAGGGCATCGAGGTGACCAAGCTCTACCCGCTCGACGAGGCGATCAAGCTGGTCAAGGAGCGGGCGACCGCGAAGTTCGACGAGACCGTCGAGGTCTCGATGAATCTCGGCGTCGATCCGCGCCACGCCGACCAGATGGTCCGCGGCGTCTGCAACCTGCCGAACGGCTCCGGCCGGACGGTCCGCGTGGCGGTCTTCGCCCGCGGCGCCAAGGCGGACGACGCCAAGGCGGCGGGGGCCGACATCGTCGGCGCCGAGGATCTCCTGGAGATCGTCCAGAGCGGCAAGATCGAGTTCGATCGCTGCATCGCCACCCCGGACATGATGCCGCTGGTCGGTCGTCTCGGTAAGGTGCTGGGCCCGCGCGGCCTGATGCCGAACCCCAAGGTCGGCACCGTCACCATGGACGTGAAGAGCGCCGTGGCCGGCGCCAAGGGCGGCTCGGTGGAGTTCCGCGTCGAGAAGGCCGGCATCGTCCATGCCGGCGTGGGCAAGGTCTCGTTCGATGCCGACAAGCTCGTCGAGAACATCAAGGCCTTCGCCGACGCGGTCGCCAAGGCCAAGCCGGCGGGCGCCAAGGGCACCTACGTCCAGCGCATCGCCGTCACCTCGACGATGGGCCCGGGCGTAAAGGTCGAGCCGAACACGGTCCTGACCGCCTGAGGCTGAGCCTCAAACCAACCGCTCCAGAAGCGCCCGGCCGGAAACGGCCGGGCGTTTTGCGTTGCATGCCCCGGCACCCAGCCCCGGGCTGGAGAAAACGCGCCCCTGTCCCGGGTCGGTGGTGCGCGGCGGAGCCTGGGCTGGGATCCAGCATGGGACCTGCCGCGCAGCGGCTTTTTCGCACTGTCCTTCACGTCATTCTCAACATGGAAGGGGGCGCCATCCCGCGCGGCTGTGCTAGATAGGCCCCATGCGCAGCACAGTCTCCGTCACGACCCGCCGACGCATCCTCTGCGTCTTTCCCGCCTACACGCCCTCGTTCGGCACATTCTCGCACGCCTACCCGCTGATGGGGGGCGTCAAGGCGTTCATGCCCCCGCAGGGCCTCCTGGTGATCGCGGCCTACATGCCCGAGAGCTGGGAATACCGCTTCATCGACGAGAACATCCGGCGCGCCTCCGCCCAGGACTTCGCCTGGGCCGACGCGGTGTTCGTCTCGGGGATGCACATCCAGGAGGGCCAGATCCACGACATCGGCCGGCGCGCCCACGCCGCCGGCAAGGTCGCGGCGCTTGGCGGCCCCTCGGTGTCCGGTGCCCGGGAGAAATATCCGGACTTCGATTATCTCCATGTCGGCGAGATCGGCGACGCCACCGACCGGCTGATCGAGCGGCTCGACGTCGACGTCGCCCGTCCGACCCAGCAGGTTGTGTTCGAGACCGGTGAACGGCTCGCACTGTCGGACTTCCCGGCCCCGGCCTACGAGGCGGCGCCGCTCAAGCGCTACCTGATCGGCTCGCTGCAATTCTCGTCCGGCTGCCCGTATCGCTGC encodes:
- the phnH gene encoding phosphonate C-P lyase system protein PhnH, with the protein product MLAPGFADPVHDAQGTFRAVMDALARPGLPRRLDIRLAPPAPLTPELAAVALALTDADTPVWLDPGLAAAPEVAAYLRFHTGAPLTDDPARAAFALMCDPARCPPLDRFAQGTPAYPDTATTLVLALDRIAAGEGLRLTGPGIRGATRIALAPMPDGFVAQLAANRAGFPLGIDLILTAPGLVAGLPRSTAVTES
- a CDS encoding carbon-phosphorus lyase complex subunit PhnI, whose product is MYVAVKGGEAAIDNAHRLLAEARRGDPAVPELSVAQIREQMALLVDRVMAEGSLYDPDLAALALKQARGDVVEAVFLVRAYRTTLPRYGASKPIDTGAMAVARRVSATFKDLPGGQVLGPTFDYTHRLIDFTLAAEGAVEPAAEAEPRGDAGTCPRVTDVLAQDGLIEPSPPDDGAPVGDLTREPVDYPADRALRLQALARGDEGFVLGLGYSTQRGYGRTHPFVGEIRVGDVAVAFVPEELGFPVPLGRIRLTECQMVTQFKGSGTTPPQFTRGYGLSFGQSERKAMAMSLVDRALRAEELGEPVASPAQDQEFVLAHCDSLQATGFVEHLKLPHYVDFQAELELVRRLRAEFFRDSDSMQEAAE
- a CDS encoding alpha-D-ribose 1-methylphosphonate 5-phosphate C-P-lyase PhnJ produces the protein MSATAMPEPSRSDAGYNFAYLDEGTKRMIRRAILKAIAVPGYQVPFASREMPMPYGWGTGGVQVTAAILGRADVLKVIDQGADDTTNAVSIRRFFARTSGVATTTRTTEATIIQTRHRIPETPLSEGQTLVYQVPIPEPLRFLEPRETETRQLHALAEYGAMHVKLYEDISRHGHIATTYAYPVEVAGRYVMDPSPTPKFDNPKMDDCPALQLFGAGRERRIYAVPPYTAVRSLDFEDHPFRIQEFTEPCALCGARGHYLDEVVTDDTGGRMYVCSDTDICETRVAEAAR
- the phnK gene encoding phosphonate C-P lyase system protein PhnK; translation: MSTPLLSAHGLTKAYGARLACAGVDLDVTEGEVLAIVGESGSGKSTLLSLLAGELAPDSGCARYRMRDGQSRTLADLGPAELRRLMRTDWGFVRQDARQGLRMAVSAGGNVGERLMGMGERHYGRIRGQALDWLGRVEIEAARVDDPPSQFSGGMRQRLQIARNLVTGPRLVLMDEPTSGLDVSVQARLLDLIRRLSAELGLAVIIVTHDLAVARLLSHRIAVMRAGRVIETGLTDRVLDDPEHAYTQLLVSSVLAA
- the phnL gene encoding phosphonate C-P lyase system protein PhnL, with product MTALLTFQDVAKSFTLHLRGGVVLPVVGGVSLAVAPGECVVLGGPSGAGKSSLLKMAYGNYRCDAGTILVRDGGAAIDVVRADPRTILSLRARVIAYVSQFLRVIPRVSALDVVEAAGREGGLSEDEARARAKTLLARLNLPDRLWGLPPATFSGGEQQRVNIARGLIADRPLLLLDEPTASLDASNRAVVAELVREKLAAGAGVLGIFHDGEMRDAVATRIVDVTRFAQARAA
- a CDS encoding alpha-D-ribose 1-methylphosphonate 5-triphosphate diphosphatase, translating into MSDLILENARLVLPDRVEHGWLAVADGLIAEIGTGRAPERGLDLGGDHLIPGLIELHTDHLESHFAPRPKVRWHPLGAVLAYDAQITASGITTVFDSLRAGSDPDGSGLGSELKQLAAAIETARAGNLFRAEHFTHLRCELPSADVLDTVAEFKAQYTIGLISLMDHTPGQRQFRDMEKYYTYATRGGRTLEEIRLNTERKIREGKALNGRNRPALVQFAKDMGIPLASHDDTTLADVELAAGEGVALAEFPTTLEAAEAAHGRGITVMMGAPNLIRGGSHSGNVAALALAEAGHLDILSSDYVPASLLMAAFLLPEQASGISLPQALATVTANPARATGLTDRGALTPGLRADLVRVQRAEGVPVVREVWRTGRRVA
- the phnN gene encoding phosphonate metabolism protein/1,5-bisphosphokinase (PRPP-forming) PhnN, encoding MAGCLVLVVGPSGAGKDTLIRLARAELAGDPRYVFPRRLVTRPPSGDEDNDEIDEAAFARGCAAGVFTLHWRAHGLGYAIPAQAAECARGDRVVVCNVSRRIVEEARGSGLPVSVVEVTAPAEVLARRIAARGRPEDGDVAARLAREVRVSADLTILNTGAPQEAAARLIAHLRAR
- a CDS encoding porin family protein gives rise to the protein MMKKLLLASAATALVSTAAVAADLPRRAAPPPVFTPVPVFTWTGFYAGLESAYTFTDNQRITTVGVLPGNANNVALGRRPLLTSTSQDGFANIGGTAGYNYQFTPGSGIVVGVANSIDWTDITKNRVVLGTGNVAGGPPNISQFRQSLDWLGTLTGRVGYAFDRVMVYGMGGLAYGNVFHDANFYTPGGALQFAGRYDDFKTGFAYGGGIEFAIPTDSFLNTFAVGKYFGIKYDAVTIKAEYLHYDLGSQSVLVGAIPGVGTGSYISRFRTEGSIVRAGFNYKFGGF
- the tuf gene encoding elongation factor Tu; this translates as MGKEKFARTKPHCNIGTIGHVDHGKTSLTAAITKVLAETGGATFTAYDQIDKAPEEKARGITISTAHVEYETANRHYAHVDCPGHADYVKNMITGAAQMDGAILVVSAADGPMPQTREHILLARQVGVPALVVFLNKVDMVDDEELLELVELEVRELLSKYDFPGDDIPITKGSALMALEDKEPKIGKEAVLALMATVDAYIPQPERPIDLPFLMPIEDVFSISGRGTVVTGRVERGIVKVGETVEIVGIRATTTTTVTGVEMFRKLLDQGQAGDNVGVLLRGTKREDVERGQVVCKPGSVKPHTKFKAEAYILTKEEGGRHTPFFTNYRPQFYFRTTDVTGVCELPEGTEMVMPGDNVTMDVTLIVPVAMEEKLRFAIREGGRTVGAGVVAAIND
- the secE gene encoding preprotein translocase subunit SecE — encoded protein: MASNEATKKVDVARGAARGPANTPPARPATPAKVPQKRATPGEFFSQVRDEARKVTWPSRRETTITTIMVFVMVVVTSLFFTVVDQALRFVVGLVLGL
- the nusG gene encoding transcription termination/antitermination protein NusG, with protein sequence MSKRWYIVHAYSNFENKVAQSIKDQAAQRGLTELFDEVMVPTEKVVEVRRGRKVDAERKFFPGYVLVKCDLTDEVYHLIKNTPKVTGFLGADKSKPVPIPDAEAERIKGQVAEGVDRPKPSIAFEIGETVRVADGPFASFNGTVEEIDEARSRLKVAVSIFGRATPVELEYAQVEKA
- the rplK gene encoding 50S ribosomal protein L11, whose translation is MAKKITGYVKLQVPAGAANPSPPIGPALGQRGLNIMEFCKAFNAKTAQMEKGTPIPVIITAYQDRSFTFEMKQPPVTFFLKKAVGLKIGKKPASGSKTPGKGPVVGKISEAQLREIAEKKMPDLNCDSVEAAVAMIRGSARAMGLEITA
- the rplA gene encoding 50S ribosomal protein L1, with amino-acid sequence MAREGKRIRAAREGIEVTKLYPLDEAIKLVKERATAKFDETVEVSMNLGVDPRHADQMVRGVCNLPNGSGRTVRVAVFARGAKADDAKAAGADIVGAEDLLEIVQSGKIEFDRCIATPDMMPLVGRLGKVLGPRGLMPNPKVGTVTMDVKSAVAGAKGGSVEFRVEKAGIVHAGVGKVSFDADKLVENIKAFADAVAKAKPAGAKGTYVQRIAVTSTMGPGVKVEPNTVLTA